The DNA segment CCACAGCAGCCTTGTGTCTCCAGGTAGCTCGACGTTTATCTCGTTTTGATTTAGATGTTTTCTTCTTAGGAACAGCCATGATAGCCGATATCGCAATTCTTGACAACCTTCCTATTCTAAGCGATCGCTTGGCTAAGTCAAATGGAAAAGTTTCAGAGATTCATCAATAGCCAGTGGTCAGTAGTGATCTTTTCCCCTGCTCCCGAAGTTCGCCTGGAGGGAAACCCTCCTTGCGACTTCTCTTCCTGCTCCCTTGCCTTTGACTCCACCCCTAATATTCACTTTGGTGGCTGATTCGCGGGTTCTACTGTTGGTTGCGGGGATGCGGCTGGAGATTCTGTAGGGACTGGATTGGGATCTGGTGAGGGAATAGTGACGGCGGCGGCTGGGTTGGGAGCGCTTTGTGGCTGTTCAAAAAATAAGAGCGATCGCGCGCTTTTAAAGTAAGTTGCCCAACGTTGCGGATCAGGGCGGGTGCGCCATTGTTGACGGCTGACATCTAAGGCTAACACTGGTGCGATCGCTCCATTACTTTGTACGGAAATGATCACGGAAATATCTGTTACCAAGATATCTTGATCAAAGCTCCTTTGTGCGGCAGCCCTAGCACTCATTTCTGCCCTGCGTAATATCGTTTCGTAGGCTTCATCAGGTAATCTGTCGATAGTCAAGTCTACTCTGGCTGTGTAAGCCCGGACGATTTGCGGGAAAACCAATTCTGTTACAAGCCATACAGGAACAGGAAATAAAAGCAAAAAGATTAACGGAAATGTCCGGATTTTTTTGTCAATTTGGCTAATAACTTTAAAGGGAATGATTGATGATAGTGGGTGAGTACTACTCCTGGTCATAACCTGATAGCTCCTTAATTGAGGTTCTGTAATTTGAATAACTCAAGAAAATTTCCCGAAAGTGGAAGTAATAAAAAATACGTATCTTTAATGACTCAATGAGAATCTCCTAGACTATTAGACATAGGTTAGCTTTGTTTTTTCAGCAAAGCCAACCGCAATTTTAGGCAAGCACACAACAACCTACAAAGAGCGGGATGGCAAACTACTGGGCGATCGCCATAGGCGTTAATCAATATCAATTATTTCAACCTTTACTTTGCGCCCAAGCCGATGCCGAGGCGCTAAAGGACTTTTTGGTTCACCAAGCAGGTTTTGTCAACCAACGCTGCTTGCTCATGACGGATACATCGCCACCAATTGACGATAGATCCACCTATCCAACTAAAGAAAATATATTGCTGTTGCTGGAAGATTTAGCCGCAGCTTGTTGGCAGCCAGAAGACCATTTATGGTTCTTCTTTAGCGGTTATGGAGTCAACTACAACGGCAGAGACTATTTAATGCCCACAGAAGGCGACCCCAAGCTGGTAGAAGAAACTGGCATAGAAATGCGATCGCTGATGCAAAGTTTGCAGCTAGCTAACCTCAATGTTTTGCTGCTGTTTGATATCAACCGTGCTTCTGCAAGCTTTGGGGATATTCCCGTGGGCAAAGAAATCATCGAACTAGCTGAAGAACTACAACTGTCCACCATTCTTTCCTGTCAACCAGACCAGTTTTCTCAGGAAAGTAGAGAGCTAGGCCACGGCATATTTACAGGCGCATTATTATCAGCCTTGCGTTCTGGTTACGGCAGTAATTTAGGAGAATTAGAAAAATACTTAGGTGTTTTGACTCCCGAACTATCTCAGCATTACTGGCGACCTACACAAAATCCTGTAGCCTTTATCCCCTTTGAAGAACAGGCAATTTTACCCCCAGTAGAAACAACAAGCAATCCTGAAGTAGAACTGAGCGCCGCCGTACCTAGTACCTTAGAACCTTCGGAAGCCGAACCTATTATTTTTTCAGAAGAAAGTTTTGCTGTAGCCTTAACAGCACCATCCTTGGGGGAATCCCCTAGAACAACCTCCAAGCCCCCAAAATTTGGGAAATGGGAAGACTCTCCCAGGTTTGAAACTAACGGTAATGGCAAATCACCCACTGTCACCCTAGATAGACAGCTATTTCCCATAAATACTGACTTCCCCCAACTATACCAACCACCTATACCCGACGAGGAAGAAACAGGCGGGAGGTTCATCCCCAATGCTCCCCAACCCTACATCTCTCGCCTACCAAGCAATAAGCCAGAGCCTCCATTATGGAGACAGTTTTTGCTGTGGGGAGGTGGAACTATGGTCGTTGTAGCGTTAATTTCTATTATTCTCCTGCGTAATCAAGCCAGAGTTTTAAGAGCCAGACAGCAACTACCTACTGTTACTAGTGATTCACAAATCATTCAGACTCCCTCAACTCCTCGTCCAGTAGCCAAGGTAGCCCCACTCAATCGACCAAAGAATCAGTCAACTGCCCAAATCGCCCCTATTTCTGAATCTAAAAAACGTAATCAAGCCGTATTAGACCTAGCAAAAATGTCTTTGAGACAGACTCAAGCTAGCGATCTCAGCTTGGCGATCGCCACTGCTAAGAAAATTAAACCCGGCGAACCACTCTACGAACAAGCCCAGGAAAATATTAAGATTTGGACTCGGATGATTCTCGATTTAGCAGAAGGTCGCGCCAAACAAAGACAATATGCCAATGCGATCGCAGCTGCTAAATTAATTCCCAAAGACGAAGCACTCTATCCCCAAGCTCAAACAACAATTTCCCAGTGGCGCTCAGAAGCTAAACAGTTTCTAGCTAATCAAACCCTGATAGATGCCGCTAACGCCTTAATTAAACAAGGGCAAGCTTCCACTTATAACCGTGCCATCGAAGTAGCCAAAAGAGTACCCCAAGGGCAACCAGGCTTTGATTTGGCACAAATATCTATTAATCAATGGAGTGAAAAAATTCTTGACCTCGCTAAAAATCGCGCCGATCAAGAAAATTTTAGTGCTGCAATTGCAACTGCTACCTTAGTCCCAGAAGGAACAGCTGTCTACGAAGATGCTCAAGAAGCCATCCAGAAATGGGAAGCGAGAAAAAAGAGTCAATAGTTATTAGTTCAAAACCCCACATTTTCCGCTAATGACTAACAATACTGTGATACATCCTCGCCGCATTCATCAGCTAAATAGCACAGCGCCCGGAAACGCAAACTAACGACTTCTTCATATAGAGGGTTGAGTTTACACAATGGCGGAATGTGCAGCAGAGTTTTGCCAAATAAATTGATGTCGCGTTCAAAAGGACATTGAGCAGGAATTAGTTGACATAGGCGGTGAGCCAATAAGCGATCGCTCACTTCAATGCTGTCTAAGTAGCGTCTTAAGGGTCTGAGAATGTCCCAACCTGACTGAGACGGAGAAGTCTGCAACTGGGCTAAACGAGTATTGTTAACTTCTGTGTGACTTATCCAAACCCAGCTTGCAACCAAAAGCTTTTTTGTGGTATTATCAAATACCTTCATGGTTATGCCTCTTCTTTTATGAGGGTATTCACCTTTCCGATGAACTTATACAGTGTGATAACTAGCTTGTCGGGAAAAAACGCTCATTAAAAGCGATATAACGTTAATTTGGGAAAAGTACTGAAGCCAGAACACAACTTATTACTACGTCAAGTTAATCGCAATTTTCTCGGAAGTGGTAGTGTGATCACCCGATCTTATTCATAACTTGACACAGTTTAAATTTTAGTGAAGACATCTATCTTCGGGTAGAATTTGTAGTAATCTTCACAAAGATTAACACAAGTATTTTTGCTACTAAAAGAATATTTATACGGAAATAGTTTTATTGTTGGCTAGCTAGTGTAGAAACTATCTTTAAGTGCTAGCACTGACAAGAACCCATAAAAAACAGCGATTCTCATCCAATTTGCAATTTATGGCCTAATAGGGCTGACGTATTTGGGTTTAGCCTTAGGCTGGCTGCATTCCGGGCTTACGGATGAACTGCACCACCATTGCCTTAGTTGGCTCTGCCTTTTTAATTGTCTTGGGTCATAATATCGCACACCAAAGCGCAAAGACGCACAGGTTTTCTGAGCATCTTTGCGCCTCTATGTGAGTTTTACCCCTGAATACTCTCTAAGAAGCTACTTGAGCAGCCGTCCGAGTCCGCCTCCTTCTACCATCAGCCACCTTCACAGGTGGCTCATCAGGAATTTGCATCAGCAAGGTCACTGATGGCTGACATTGCAACTCACGACGAATAGAACGTTGCAACTCGCGCTCTAAAGTTCCTTGCAAACCACCCCAATCAATCTCAGGTTGTTCACCTTCAGAAGTCGTAAACTCTGACCAGCGCACGCCCAAAATTTCTTCAATACGCTGTTGTACCCATTTTTGTAGCAGCGATCGCTCTACACTAGTAACAACACCACGCAGGTGAATCTCTGGTTTAGCCAACAATTTACCTTGCCAATCAATAGCAGCTGCAATAGTTACAAGGCCTTCCTCTGCCATGCGTTGACGTTCTTGCAGTACTTTGGCGCTGACCATTCCAGAGCTTGTAGTATCCACCAACTCGATACCAGATTGAACTTTCCCCGCGACACGAATTGAGTCTTCAGTGAGTTCAATGATATCCCCATTCTGAATAATTACCATATTCTCGGCGGGAATGCCTGTCTTCTGGGCGGTTTGGGAATGTTTCACCAACATCCGATGCTCGCCGTGGACTGGTACAAAGAACTTAGGTCGAGTTAAGGAAATCATCAGCTTTTGGTCTTCCTGACAGCCGTGACCCGAAACGTGAATTCCTTGGTCTCTTCCATAAACTACTTTTGCCCCTTGCTGCATCAATTTGTCGATGGTGTTGACTACAGCAATTGTGTTCCCTGGAATTGGGTTAGCAGAGAAGACAACAGTATCACCTTGGCGAATTTTAATATGGGGGTGTTCTTTGTTGGCAATCCTGGTCATGGCTGCCATTGTTTCACCTTGAGAACCCGTGGTGAGAACCAAAACATTATCATCTGGTAGATTGCGTACCATATGCAAGGGCTGCAACAGATTATCTTCACACTTGATGTAACCCAAATTACGAGCGTGGGCAATCAAGTTCAGCATGGAACGGCCAACGACTGTGACGACGCGGTTATGCTTTTTCGCCAGTTGCAGAATCATGTTGATGCGATGGACGCTGGAAGCAAAGGTGGTGACGAATAGCCGTCCTTCCGCTTGACTAAAAACTCTATCTAGGTTGGGAAAAACTGATGCTTCTGAAGGGGTGAATCCTGGAACTTCGGAGTTAGTGGAATCGCTCAACAGACAAAGTACGCCTTTTTCACCGTGTTCTGCAAGGCGCTGCAAGTCAAATTTTTCACCATCAACTGGGGTGTGGTCAAATTTGAAGTCACCGGTGTGAATGACCACACCTAAAGGAGTGTGAATGGCAAGGGTGAAGCTATCAGCAATGGAGTGGGTGTTGCGGATGTACTCGACGAAGAAGGATTTGCCAATGCGTACAACATCACGAGGTAAAACTTTTCTTAATTCTGTGCGATCGCGTACTCCAGCTTCTTCTAATTTACCCTCTAGCATTGCCATTGCTAGTCTAGGCCCATAAATTACTGGAATGTCAAATTGTTTGAGGTGAAAAGCAATCCCACCAATATGATCTTCATGGCCGTGGGTAACAACCATACCTTTGATTTTGTGGCGATTTTCCCGTAGATAAGTCATATCTGGCAGGACGATATTTACTCCGTGCATCGCCTCTGTGGGGAAAGCCAATCCTGCATCTAAGAGGATGATTTCATCATCGTATTCAAAAACGCAGGTGTTTTTACCAATTTCATGTAAACCGCCTAAGGGAATAATTTTTAGGCCAGCATTAGTTTCGTTTTTAACCATTTTCTCCTGAGATTGTTGTTTGTTGTTTTAGACTTAGTAAATTTGAAAATTCAGCTTCTTTTAGGAATGACAACATGAGCCTGCTTTTTACAAGCAGCTAAATTTTGATTAAATGTGCAAATTTCTGGTTCAATAAAGAGGAATTTTAAGTTGAAAAATTCATTGTATATTTATTAGGTTTTAGCACAAATTTTCAGACTATTAGAAGCTAGGCGGGAATAAAACTTTAATCATCAGATTTTTCTAATAAACCCCATTAGTTATTGATATACAGTTTTGGGAAATAGAATTTAACTAGTCCTTAGATAATGGTGATTAAATTAAATCGAGATGTTTCATTACTGCTTCTAGTTTTTGACTGACTTCTGCATCAGCATCACTTAGCGGTGGACGGGTTGAGCCAACTTCCCAACCTTGAAGTTTTAGTGCTTGTTTAATGGGAATCGGATTTGTAGTGATAAATAAAGTCTTAAACAACGGCAAAAGTCGAAGATGAATATCACTGGCAACTGTCACTTGCCCAGAATTAAAAGCTTGAATCATCTGTTGTAGTTGGTTCCCTACCAGATGGGAAGCCACACTGACTACGCCTTTTGCCCCTATAGCTAACAAGGGTAAAGTTAACGAATCATCTCCAGCGTAAATCTGGAATTCTTTTGGTGTCAAGCGACGGATTTCACCCGCTTGGTCAAGATTGCCACTAGCTTCTTTAACACCAACAATATTGTCGATTTCAGCTAACCGCACAACTGTCTCTGGACTGAGATTTTGACCAGTACGACCAGGAACGTTATATAACAATAGCGGTAGCTCTGGACAGGCTTGCGCTATCGCCTGAAAGTGCTGGTATAGTCCGGCTTGTGGCGGTTTGTTGTAGTAAGGTACAACTTGTAAAGTACCATGTACTCCTATTTTAGCTGCTTTTTGCGTAGCTGCGATCGCTTCTTTGGTGGAATTGGAACCACATCCAGCTATTACCTTGGCTTTGCCTGCTACTGTCTGCAAAACTTCTACAAATAAATTGTATTCTTCATCCCAACTCAAGGTGGGTGACTCTCCAGTTGTACCACACACAACCAATGTATCTGTACCATTGTCAACTAAATTCGCTGCTAGTTCTGCCGCTACAGCATAGTTAACGCTCCCGTCCGCTTTGAACGGTGTAATCATAGCGGTTAAAACTGTGCCAAAATCTCCCACCCTCTTGTTACTCCTCAATTTCCTTTTAATTATGTTGATCAGTTATTTAGGTGTCAGATGACAGTTAACTGTTCACTGTCATTAGTCGAAAGTAGTCGGTCGCTTCTTGCTAGCTACTGACTTGGAAAAGTGCTGAGTTCCTAGTTCTTAACGCTCTTCTATT comes from the Nostoc sp. PCC 7120 = FACHB-418 genome and includes:
- a CDS encoding ribonuclease J, yielding MVKNETNAGLKIIPLGGLHEIGKNTCVFEYDDEIILLDAGLAFPTEAMHGVNIVLPDMTYLRENRHKIKGMVVTHGHEDHIGGIAFHLKQFDIPVIYGPRLAMAMLEGKLEEAGVRDRTELRKVLPRDVVRIGKSFFVEYIRNTHSIADSFTLAIHTPLGVVIHTGDFKFDHTPVDGEKFDLQRLAEHGEKGVLCLLSDSTNSEVPGFTPSEASVFPNLDRVFSQAEGRLFVTTFASSVHRINMILQLAKKHNRVVTVVGRSMLNLIAHARNLGYIKCEDNLLQPLHMVRNLPDDNVLVLTTGSQGETMAAMTRIANKEHPHIKIRQGDTVVFSANPIPGNTIAVVNTIDKLMQQGAKVVYGRDQGIHVSGHGCQEDQKLMISLTRPKFFVPVHGEHRMLVKHSQTAQKTGIPAENMVIIQNGDIIELTEDSIRVAGKVQSGIELVDTTSSGMVSAKVLQERQRMAEEGLVTIAAAIDWQGKLLAKPEIHLRGVVTSVERSLLQKWVQQRIEEILGVRWSEFTTSEGEQPEIDWGGLQGTLERELQRSIRRELQCQPSVTLLMQIPDEPPVKVADGRRRRTRTAAQVAS
- a CDS encoding Mo-dependent nitrogenase C-terminal domain-containing protein — encoded protein: MKVFDNTTKKLLVASWVWISHTEVNNTRLAQLQTSPSQSGWDILRPLRRYLDSIEVSDRLLAHRLCQLIPAQCPFERDINLFGKTLLHIPPLCKLNPLYEEVVSLRFRALCYLADECGEDVSQYC
- a CDS encoding caspase family protein; the encoded protein is MANYWAIAIGVNQYQLFQPLLCAQADAEALKDFLVHQAGFVNQRCLLMTDTSPPIDDRSTYPTKENILLLLEDLAAACWQPEDHLWFFFSGYGVNYNGRDYLMPTEGDPKLVEETGIEMRSLMQSLQLANLNVLLLFDINRASASFGDIPVGKEIIELAEELQLSTILSCQPDQFSQESRELGHGIFTGALLSALRSGYGSNLGELEKYLGVLTPELSQHYWRPTQNPVAFIPFEEQAILPPVETTSNPEVELSAAVPSTLEPSEAEPIIFSEESFAVALTAPSLGESPRTTSKPPKFGKWEDSPRFETNGNGKSPTVTLDRQLFPINTDFPQLYQPPIPDEEETGGRFIPNAPQPYISRLPSNKPEPPLWRQFLLWGGGTMVVVALISIILLRNQARVLRARQQLPTVTSDSQIIQTPSTPRPVAKVAPLNRPKNQSTAQIAPISESKKRNQAVLDLAKMSLRQTQASDLSLAIATAKKIKPGEPLYEQAQENIKIWTRMILDLAEGRAKQRQYANAIAAAKLIPKDEALYPQAQTTISQWRSEAKQFLANQTLIDAANALIKQGQASTYNRAIEVAKRVPQGQPGFDLAQISINQWSEKILDLAKNRADQENFSAAIATATLVPEGTAVYEDAQEAIQKWEARKKSQ
- the dapA gene encoding 4-hydroxy-tetrahydrodipicolinate synthase: MGDFGTVLTAMITPFKADGSVNYAVAAELAANLVDNGTDTLVVCGTTGESPTLSWDEEYNLFVEVLQTVAGKAKVIAGCGSNSTKEAIAATQKAAKIGVHGTLQVVPYYNKPPQAGLYQHFQAIAQACPELPLLLYNVPGRTGQNLSPETVVRLAEIDNIVGVKEASGNLDQAGEIRRLTPKEFQIYAGDDSLTLPLLAIGAKGVVSVASHLVGNQLQQMIQAFNSGQVTVASDIHLRLLPLFKTLFITTNPIPIKQALKLQGWEVGSTRPPLSDADAEVSQKLEAVMKHLDLI